In one Melopsittacus undulatus isolate bMelUnd1 chromosome 4, bMelUnd1.mat.Z, whole genome shotgun sequence genomic region, the following are encoded:
- the GSKIP gene encoding GSK3B-interacting protein, with protein METNCSPVELPNNTEFEEDSDYRDFEGTDVKDMRLEAEAVVNDVLFAVSNMFVSKTLPCAEDVAYINVETRERNRYCLELSEAGLRVVAYDFDQADDRLQTPYHETVYSLLDSLSPAYREVFGNALLQRLEALKKDSQL; from the exons ATGGAGACCAACTGCAGTCCTGTGGAGTTACCCAATAATACAGAGTTTGAAGAGGATTCTGATTATAGAGACTTTGAAGGAACAGATGTGAAAGATATGAGACTAGAAGCTGAAGCTGTTGTGAATGACGTTCTGTTTGCTGTCAGCAACATGTTTGTCTCAAAAACCCTTCCTTGTGCTGAGGATGTGGCATATATCAATGTTGAAACCAGGGAAAGGAACAGATACTGCCTGGAGCTCAGTGAAGCAGGACTCAGG GTAGTAGCTTATGATTTTGATCAGGCTGATGACAGATTGCAAACTCCATACCATGAAACTGTCTACTCCTTATTGGACTCTCTCAGCCCTGCATATCGAGAGGTGTTTGGGAATGCATTACTACAAAGACTAGAAGCTTTGAAGAAAGACAGTCAGTTGTGA